The genome window AGCGCACTCGCCATGTGGCAAGCCCGCCATATCCAAGCCCAACTGCAAAGCCTGTATCCGCAATGCCAAATCCACATCATCGGCATGACCACGCAAGGTGACCAGATTTTAGACAAAACCCTATCCAAAATCGGCGGAAAAGGCTTGTTTATCAAAGAATTGGAAACCGCGCTGCAAGAGAACCGCGCCGATTTGGCGGTGCATTCTATTAAAGACGTGCCGATGGATTTGCCGCAAGGCTTTACGCTGGCGGCGATTGGCGAACGCGCCAACCCGTTTGACGCATTCGTTTCCAACCGCTACACGCGGCTGGAAGAGCTGCCACACGGCGCAATCGTCGGCACATCCAGCCTGCGCCGCGAAGCGCAACTGCGCGCCCGCTTCCCGCATCTCACCATCCGCCCGCTGCGCGGTAACGTGCAAACCCGCCTCGCCAAGCTGGATAACGGCGACTACGACGCCATCATCCTTGCCGCCGCAGGGCTGGAACGGCTGGAACTGCACGAGCGCATCCGAGCTGTGCTGCCCCCCGCCGACAGCCTGCCCGCCGCAGGGCAAGGCGCGCTGGGCATAGAAATCGCCGCGCACCGCACCGATTTGATTGACGTGTTGCTGCCGCTCAACCATGCCAAAACCGCCGCCTGCGTAACCGCCGAACGCGCCCTTGCCCGCGCCTTGGGCGGCAGCTGCCAAGTGCCGCTCGCCGCCTATTGCACGGCAGACGACCACGGCTTGCTCACGCTCAGCGGCTTGGTGGGGCATCCCGACGGCTCGGTGATTCTGACCGCGCAAGCGCAAGCCCCCGCCGCATACGCCGACGCGCTCGGTCGCGCCGTTGCCAAAAAGCTGGCGGATGACGGCGCGCAAGAATTGATTGCGGCGGTGCTGGGCGCAGCGGGCTAAGGCAGCCTGAAAACCAAAATGAAGCAGCGGCGGAATGCCGCCAAATGGTTTGCGGCATCGGGCTGCGTTTGTTCGTTGCCGAAATGCCGGCGAGCCGCCACTGCGCTATATAGGCAGCCTGAAAAACAAAAAACCGCTTGGTTTGATGCCACGCGGTTTTGCATTTTCAGGCTGCCTATTTCAGCAGCGCGCTCGTCCAAATATTGCGGTACGACACATAGCTGATAATCGGAAACACGGTGAACAGCGCAGTGTAAAAAATCAGCATCAAAAGCAAAAAAACCGAGCTGAACCCATCCCGGGCAAACGAAGCGAACCCCGTCATGGCGACCATCCAAACGCCAAACACAAGCGACAGCATCACCACCACAAAGCCCGCCAGCGGCACGATGTTTTTCAGGCTGCCTACCAGGCTCATCCAAATGGCATCCAAGGGCGACACGCCTTGCAGCATAATCAAGGGCAGCACCATCCAGTTGCACAGCAAAAACAGCAATACCATCGGCAGGAAAACCCACGGCGAGCTGCCCGGCTTGGCGATGCCCAGCAGCATGCCCAGCGCAAACGCCGCCAGCATCCAAAACAAAGCCAGTTTGACCAACTGCCCAAATTGTTCGCCAAAGCCTGCAAACAGCCGCCTGAACGCGAATTCGCCGTCTTCCGCCACGCCTGCCGCGATTGCCACAAAGCCCGCCGAAAAAACCATCGGCAGCATGTTGATAAACCACACCACAATCAGCACCACCGCCCACGCCCACATTTCCTTTTGCTGCACGGCTTGGTTTATCCCCAATGCGCCCAGCGCAAACAGCAGCACAGAACCCATCGCTATGATGCTGGCGAACATCAACACCGTCGCCAAAACCCATTGCAGCAGCTTGCCGCCCAGCATCAGCAGCGCGTGTTTGAGCCACACCGGCGCGTCGCCGAGCGGGCGCAGCGCGGGCTGCTCCATCAGA of Kingella oralis contains these proteins:
- the hemC gene encoding hydroxymethylbilane synthase, coding for MSHPLIPQTLTIASRESALAMWQARHIQAQLQSLYPQCQIHIIGMTTQGDQILDKTLSKIGGKGLFIKELETALQENRADLAVHSIKDVPMDLPQGFTLAAIGERANPFDAFVSNRYTRLEELPHGAIVGTSSLRREAQLRARFPHLTIRPLRGNVQTRLAKLDNGDYDAIILAAAGLERLELHERIRAVLPPADSLPAAGQGALGIEIAAHRTDLIDVLLPLNHAKTAACVTAERALARALGGSCQVPLAAYCTADDHGLLTLSGLVGHPDGSVILTAQAQAPAAYADALGRAVAKKLADDGAQELIAAVLGAAG